The Acipenser ruthenus chromosome 25, fAciRut3.2 maternal haplotype, whole genome shotgun sequence genome has a window encoding:
- the LOC117411816 gene encoding urocortin-3-like, whose translation MYLGRLPLLLAALLASGALSHVLASEGQRQGYSNVPEEGGLLAVRILSRGGVLLRSLLDMGLPSEWGAMEHHYPQRKRAAPSRPARRSPHGTRFSLSLDVPTSILSILLDLARAKDMRAKAAANAELMARIGRRK comes from the coding sequence ATGTATCTTGGCCGGCTCCCTCTGCTCCTGGCCGCTCTGCTGGCGTCGGGGGCTCTGTCCCATGTTCTTGCGAGCGAGGGTCAACGACAGGGGTACAGCAATGTCCCGGAGGAGGGGGGCCTGCTGGCTGTGCGAATCCTGAGCAGGGGAGGGGTGCTGCTGCGTTCGCTGCTGGACATGGGTCTCCCCTCGGAGTGGGGTGCcatggagcaccactacccccaGAGGAAACGGGCTGCCCCCTCCCGCCCAGCCCGGAGGAGCCCCCACGGCACTcgcttctccctctccctcgacGTTCCCACCAGCATCCTCAGCATCCTGCTGGACCTCGCCAGGGCCAAGGACATGAGGGCCAAGGCCGCCGCCAACGCAGAGCTGATGGCACGCATCGGACGCAGGAAATGA